TTCGAGTTCTACAGTATCGATAATGCCGGGAATGCCGAATCGCACTCGTCTTAAGACGGGGGTCACAGGACTTTGCAGGCAGCTTCTACAGTGTAAATATAGATTCTTGGGTTCAGCCGTCTGCTGTTTGCAGCCGGCTTTTCATACAGCACAGATAATGTATGGGGGGATTGCAATTATTCTGTTGACGGGCTTCACACTGCCCACGCACCTAAGCGATAAAAAAATATTCCGGACGCAAGGATCGGGCATCCGGAAGGCTACAAGTTGAATATGTCTTTTAATTTGCAGCTCCTCTCATTACCTGTTCCGGCGCCACCCGATACCGGTTTGAACGCCGACGCCATGACTGCCAAGATGACCTCCGGCTTGAACGCCGACGCCTTTGCCGCCAAGGTAACCGCCTGCTTGAACACCTACACCATAACCGCCGAGGTGACCGCCCGCTTGAACACCTACACCTTGAGTGCCCAGATGTCCGCCTGCCTGAACGCCAACAGCATGACTGCCAAGGTGACCGCCTGCTTGAACGCCGAACCCATGGCCTTCAAGATTCCCGCCATAATGTTCTCCTTGATAAGTGTACCCTCCAGGCATCGGATAGAGGTAAACATATGGGAAAATCGGGTGAGGATAGCGGAAATACGGATACATATAAGGATCATATACCATTTAGTAAACCCCCATTCAGCTTGTTGCTTCAGCCTATTCACAATCGGGGAGGCGTGATACTTGCCCCGAGAAATTGGGCTGCAATTTGGCCGCTGGGACGCTCAGGCCTCACCTCCAGGCCTCTTGAGAGCTTCTTGATACAGCACATCAATGTCTTCCCGAAGCTGTGCGACCCATTCGCGGCTGAAGGAAGCTTTCAGTCCGAGTATACCAGGACCATATAAGGCGCCCATTATTTCAGCGGTTTCAAACTCAGCAGCGGGAACCCCTGGGATTCTATTCATACACTTTCCTCCTTGGCTGTGTGGCTAATTTCTTGCACAGATAGAACAAAGTTCTTTCTACAAATAAATTGTAATCAAAAAACCGTTCTCCAAACACGACATAATTTTATTAAAGATGGACGATTTATTAGTGCATTTCTGTTTCCCCTGGGTTAAATACGAGTCAATCTCCTGTTAAAGGAGCGGCTGTTCAAATTCCGGGAAGTTGCGCTTCCTGGGTCACTTGGAAATTCAGGATAAATTTCTCATAATGCGGAAACCTACAATAAGCTGCAAATCAAACAAAAGGAGGGAACTCCACTTTTATGCAATTCGATGTTTCTCTCGTAAACAGAGTGGCCAAGGAAATCGAGGAGTCGGGTCGGCGTATGCAGGACTATGTAAATTCGCCGCGGGAGCTTACAGAGGAAATGCGCAAAATTCAAAGCTCCCTTAATAGTATCCAGTCTTTGACGCAAGTCGACCAAGCGGCAGGAAAGAATGCAAATACGGCACAAAATGTGCCAGACCAGAACCAGAGTTGACGCTGCGCGTCAGTATAACAAATAAAATCCCCCTGAACCTGGGGGATTTTATTCCAATATCGGCAAGATATCAGGCGATATTGCTGAAATCCCCGAACATTGGCCTCCATCGTTTCACCGAGCCGGCCCCTCCGAACACATATCCAAATGGACCTGCCACGAGCATTTCCCCTGCCATTGCTTCCCATTCCGAGAAGGAGACTGGGAACTGCTTGGAACGTTCATCGCCGCTTTGATAATACCCCATCCGAATCTCTTCGCAGGTCACAAACTTTGTTGACCGATTTTCTAAATTCAAAGAATCTTCAAATAATGAAGGCCGCAGTCTTTACGATTATTGTAAAATTGTCTTATACAGCAGGCAGATGCATATCCGCTCCGCAGCGAGTTTTGAACCAAAACGGTTTAACTAATCGGAGGTGGTCAGGTATGTTTTCCTGGTTTCAAAGAAATAAGAGTAAACAGCAAAATGCAGATGTGGCGAAGACTCCAACATCAGCATTTGTTGAGTCCGAACCGGTTGTTGAAACGGAAAGTGATGAGCCTGCTGTCGGACCAAAACAATTTTGGAATGCGGGTATATCCGTGCATGATTGGGTCGGTGAGATTTACAATGAACAATTGAAAAAAGGCGCATTTGACAACCTTCCCGGTAAAGGAAAGCCAATTGAAGTTCCATCAGGGGACATCACAAACAGCATTTTCAATAATGCCAATGTCATACCGGGATGGTTGACGCTGCAGCATGAAATAAGGGATGAGTTGCACCATTTAATAACTTCGTTAAATGAAAAGGACGAAAGCCTGATCAGTCCAAAGATTGATGACATTAATAAAAAGATAATGAAATACAATAACATGGTTCCTAGCCCGATTTTGCAAAAGCGGAAAATTTCCCGGGATAACCTGGAGCAACAACTGAAGCTGTGGCTTTAAGCAAAAATTCATTCGGTTGGTTTGGTCTGTTTTACGAACAAGCTGACGACGAGGGCGGCGATAAAACGACGACTACTGCTGGGTCAGTATGACCGGGCCGTCTCCAGTGATCGCGACGGTATGCTCAAACTGTGCGGAGAGCGACCCGTCAGCGGTTCTTGCAGTCCAACCGTCCTCATCGATCGTCATATAATGCTGTCCGGCATTGAGCATCGGCTCTATCGTGATGACCATGCCTTCCTTCAAACGGAACCCTTTGCCGGGGGTTCCGACATGAACAAAATTCGGTTCCTCGTGCAGCGCCCTGCCGACGCCGTGGCCAAGAAGATCACGTACGCAGGAGAAGCCGTTTTGCTCCGCATGTACCTGCACCGCGTGCATCACATCGCCGATCCGGTTGCCGATGACGGCTTTTTCGATCCCAAGATATAAGCATTCCTTCGTTACCCGCATCAGCTTATTTGCTTCCTCAGACACCCGGCCGACCGCATAGCACCATGCCGAATCGCCCACCCAGCCCTCTGCTTCGGCGACAATGTCGATTTTCACGATATCGCCTTCTCTCAGTGGTGTCCGGTTCGGGAAACCATGTGCAATAACATCGTTGACTGAGGCGCATGTTGCAAACCGATAGCCTTTGAAGCCTTTTGTATACGCCTTGGCTCCGTTCTTCTTCAAAAATTGCTCTGCGAACTCTTCTATTTCAAGCGTCGTAATGCCGGGACGGACCATACCTGCCAGCTCCCTGTGAAAAGCTGCGACGATTTGACCGGCCTTCTTCATTTCTTCGATTTGGGTCCTAGTTTTCAGAACGACCATTAGTTCAGCTCTCCCTCTTCCGGATGCCCGAAAATAATATATCGATAACATCGAGTGAGTCCGGTCCGGATTGCCCTCTGTGATGAATGTGCAAAGTGGCGCAGCCGACAATAGACCCGAATATGAGATTTGCAAGTTTCTCCGGCGCTTGTTCGGCCGTTTCTTGTCTAATCATCTCGACAAGCGGCAGATAGAGCCTTTCTTGAAAAACTGCCATGAGCTTCTGGAAACGGTTTCCGGGCATTTGATGAAAGTTATCCGCAATCGTTTTGAGTAGTATAAAGACCGACGGGTCTTGGATGCACTTAAGAAACAGCAGCCTCGAGTACAACTCGGCTCTTCCCATATCGTTGCCGTTCCCTTCAATGGCGGGGAGAACTGCCGACTCCGCGAGGGACAGCGCACTCCACAACAAATCCTCCAAGAGCATATGTTTATTTTTGTAGTAATGATAAACCGTTCCGTAGCCAAGCTCCGCCTTAACGGCAACGTCGCGGACTTCCATATGTATGCCCTTCTCCAGGTACACATCCGCGGCCGCCTGCATGATCTGCCTCATGCGCATCTCGCGGATCGCTTCATTTTGTTCCTTCGTACGGGGTGACATGGCACAGCTCCTTTTTTGACCTACTGATATGTCGATTTAAAATCACAATACAACATTTATCACCCAGGATCAAGTGAAATGAGTTTACCTTCTATTTTGCAATCACCTTTATGTCCAAATTGGATGACGGCTCCTTTGTATATCATTCTTGGTAAGATTCATACCTCTAACCTTCTGCAACTAATCCCGATGGATATACACATTCAAAGCGCTCGACTCCGGGGTATTTTTCTCCCAGACTCATTATCGCAAACCCGAATTTTCTATAGAAACCAACAGCATCTTTATCGGTTTCCGCCTTGATTCTTACGGTCTTTCTTGTTTGGATAAACTCGTTCAGCATATAGCTGCCTATTCCATTGCCACGATATCCGGCTTTAACTGCAATGTGCTTTAGTTCCACTTTTTCAATTGATTCGTAGACGACGCCAATTAATCCAACCAACTCATTATTATTTATATATCCGAGAAGTTCTCTGGAATCACTTTCCATATATTTGTTAAGTTCTTTTTCGATTCTTTCATCATCTGGCCACATACACTGCGCTATCAGACGCTTCACTTCGCTTCTATCTTTAAATTCCTTTAAATTAATCAACTGGAACACCATCCTTGTAAGATAAGGTCTTTATTAGAATGATCCTATGGCTCCTGCAAGTTGTGCACCATTCAGTCCGGTGGCTTCTTGCATCAGTTTCCAAAATGAATCTTTAGTTCGGTAAGCATCTTTCCCCTTAACACTTATAAATTGGCAGCCTCCACCATCTACATTAACGAGAAATACTTCTTTCCCATTTTCATAGAAAGTCATGTCATACGATATGCCAAGATCATTAGGGCATGAGATAACAACATTTTTGGGAACGCTTTCTGAGTCCAATAGATTAACGTAGATTTCTTCTGTTAATTTCTTATCATTTACCTGGTATCGTGCAGGAGGCTGGTGCTTAACTGATTGCAACTTACCTTTTCTTTCGATAGTCAGGCGTGTTGGATGAAGTTTTTCCAAGCTGGCTGAACCAAGTTTCGGATGAGCAGCTGCTGAAACTCCCGAATGTGGTGAATTAGAACACGCTGTTAAAACGAAGAATAATAGAACAGACAAAATAATTTTCATCGCGATAATCCTCCTATTAGTCAATATAACTTCTCCAAATACAGTCACTACCCATATTGACGTCAAATCGGAGGGAAATGTTCTTTCATTTTTCTAGGTTGAGAAATAATAAAGCCACAATTCCATTGTCTAAAAATGAAAAACGAACAGGTCATACAAGTGGGATCATTATTATCCACTTATTTGACCTGATCATTACACTCGGCAAGCTTGTTCCTTGAGAAAATCCCGGATGGATGGATCCGTGCACAATCCAATCGCACGGCTATAAGCAGCACGGGCTTCATCGTATCTCTGCATTCGCTTAAACAAATGGGCGGTTAGAGCCCAATAAGGCTGATAGCTCTTGACCGCATCGTCCGGGATGGCTTCAAGCAGCGTCAAGCCCCAATCGGCGCCGCGCGCTTCGGCGACTGCGGCGGCTCGGCCGACTAATGCGCCGATAGTAGGCGCAATTGCTACCAGCCCCTCATATAGCAGAGCAATCTCTTCCCACTCGGTACGGCCGGACCATGCACGCTGGGCATGTACCGATTGAATCGCTGCCTCGAGCTGGAAGCGTCCGATACTGCCTGCCTGCGCGGCACTGCCCAGACAACGCTCCGCCTCATTGATAATTCGCTGCGACCACAGCGAGCAATCCTGCTCCAGCAGCGGAATGTAGTTCCCTTTTTGATCGCGGCGCGCGTCACGTCGCGCCTCGCAATACAGCATCAACGCTAGCAGCCCTTGCACTTCAGGCTGGCCGGGCATAAAGCGAAGGAGAAGTCTAACCATGTAAACAGCTTCTTCGGCTAGTCCCTTACGACGCGGTTCTACACCTGCCACATCGTCCCAGCCGCTGCCATAAGCAGCATAAATGGCTTCAAGCACTGCGTTAAGACGATCCGGCAATTCATTCTCGGCGGGAAATTCGAACTTGATGTGTTTGCCACGGAGTTTCATTTTCGCACGGCTGAGCCGCTGTCCCATTGTCGAAGGTTTTACGACAAACGCGGATGCAATGCGGGCAGCGTCTATACCCAGCACAGTTTGAAGCATAAGCGGCGTTCGCACGTTAGGTTCGATTTCAGGGTGTGCGCAAATAAACAGCATCCTCAGTCGCTCATCAGGAAGCGCATCATCGGAGCTCGACAATTCACGTGCTTCTTCCGCAATTGCGAGCAGATCAGGTGCGGCCTTTGCATGCACGCGGGCACGACGGGCACCGTCAATAAGCCGCCGGCTAGCTGTAGTAAGCAGCCATGCTTCTGGCTTGTCCGGCACTCCAGAATGAGGCCATGTTTCTAATGCAGCAAGGAAGGCATCGGCAAGCGCATCTTCCGCTGCGGCCAAGTCGCGCCAGCGAACTGCCAAGTACGCGACTAGGCGGCCATAGGAATCGCGGGCCGCCTGTTCAACTACATAGTGAGTGTTCATCATATCACTTTATTGACGGTATATTTTGCCGCACTTCAACCGCATCGCTTGGACCACGGGCCGCCCATTCCAGCGCTGTATCAAGATCCGGAACATCGATAATGAAGAATCCGCCAAGCTGTTCTTTCGTCTCAGTAACCGGTCCGTCCTGCACCAGCATTTCGCTGCCCTTCCGCCTCAGACTGGTTGCAGTCTCCGGAGCCTGGAGGCCGGAGCCTGTCACAACGACACCTGATGCGCGTAATGCATTCACATAATGGGACCAGCTTGCCAGATACTCCTTCTGCCGCGATGAATCGGTTCGCAGCGAAAATTCCTCCGGGCTTTCATAAAACAGAAGCGTATAATGCATGTTTATTCTCCTCTCAAATTGTACTCGAGTGTGCTACTATCTCACTCAATAGAATGACGAACTGCTCTCACTCATTTCGACATTATTCAAAAATTTATTTGGCTAGAGTGATTACGAGTGTGCAGGTCCTACCGGGCTTGGGTGTAAAGTGTTACTCAAGCTCAATCCAAAACCTCCGTACTACATTCCCGTTTTCCTCAGTAAATTCCGACTCGAATTTCCCTCCATTCTTGATGATGGTCCGTTCGGAGCCGGTATTGCCCTTGTCACATACGACAAGAACCCTGCTGAGTTCCATTGTCTTGGTCTGCAGCAGGGCTAATGATAACAACAACGAGGCGTACCCTTTCCGCCTCTGGGATGGTCGGACCCCATAACCGATATGTCCACCGTTATTAATCAGTTTTTGGTTAAGCTTATGGCGAATATTGACTGCTGCGACGATTGAATCGGCTTCGTTCAATAACCAATAAGTTGAGTGCGGTACCCAGTTTTCATTCATAATCTTTTCTTCGGAATCTTGAGAGTATAAAAATTCAATCATAGAGGGAAAATCGTACGGCTCACGCTCTACCACCCAGGGAACTATATTTTCTCCGCTCCTCTTCCACTCTTCATAGAATGAAATATATTCGTCCCGGTAATCAAGTGATGGCTTGACCAATCTAATTGAAGCTTGCACACTCTCACCTCGATATGATTTTATCCAATGCTAGCTCACCATCTTCTGCCTGATCGGCATCACTTACAATATCCCCTGATTTCTTCCAGTTTCTTAATTGTCTGAAATCCACTTACTTCCAATGTTTCGTCCCATGGGCTGAATCCTTCTAACCATATTGCGTTTAAGCCTGCATTTATTGCACCGTAGACGTCATTAGACGGATGATCGCCGACATATATAGCTTTGACAGCATCCACACTCAATCTCTTTAATGTTAACTCGAAAATTGCTTTCTCAGGTTTCTTAAGTCCAACCTCTTGAGAAATATGAATGATATCGAAATATTCCCTTATCATGACAGAATCGATCTTTCTATCCTGTACCATTTTCTTCCCATTTGTTATTATAGCCAGTTTATATCCGCCTCTTTTTAAATACGTTATCAGCCCCAGTGCTCCGTCCATTAATACAGAGCTTGCAGGAAACTCTTCGTTCCAAAATTCCTGAAACTGATCAAACGATGGTACAGAAATCCAGGGTAAGTTTTCAGACAAATAGTTATATATGTCCTTTTTGCTTTGATACCCATCCCCATCTGCCGTCAATAAATTTGCATAGACGCGTTCCTCGGTATAGTCGGGATGAATATATTTTTTATGCAGTTTTTTAGATAGTATATGCAGAGACTTTTTTCTATCAAGCAAGGTGTTATCCAAATCAAAAATAACAGCTTGATAAGTCATGTAGGTTTCATCCTCTAAATTTATAATTGTTCTGGCAGAAATTTAAATCCCACTAATGCTAAAGCGTTCAAGTCTGTTAGGCATATCATCATTAATGTCCTTTTATGGTTTGATAGCGTCAACTATCAATGAAACAAATCCCAAATGACCATTTTGATTACGGTGATCAAATCGCTTGGAACGATAAATAAAACCCTTTCTTTCATCCCAGTGGTTATAATGAAATTCACCGTTCTCATCGCAATATTCGAGAAGCTGGACCTGAAAACCAGCGGATTCAAACATCGTCGTCAGCGTTTTGTAGCTATGGACAATTTTGTGGGAAGCTGCAGGATGGTCTTTTGGTCCCGGCCCCTCTATTTTCACAGTATTTTGATATTCCTCATTTGGAAACAAACCATCAGGTACAGCACACCGGATGTACCCTCCCGGCATGAGAAATTCGTAACAATTTTCCGCCGCTTGCACTCCCTCTTCGTATGTCAAGTGTTCCCATACATGCTCGGCCAGGATAGCAATTATGGATTCCGGTGAAAATCTCAGGTTCCAATCATTCTTGTTGAGTAAATTCAATTCCTCCTCTTGAGTGTGTATCCATCCTTCATTATTGTTTATACCTCCGGCCCCGACTACCACTCTTAATTCTTGAGTCAAGCCAATCACTTCCTTTTTGTTCTGATTATAACTGAAAAGGGGCGCCTCTTTCTTTAGAGTCGCCCTTCCAGGTCCATGCGCTTTTATTGTCGGGATTATATTATTCCTTTCGCCAATTCAATAACGGAATCAATGAAAGGTCCTTTCAGCTTGGTGTATTGACCTCGGTTGTCAGCATATATCGTGGCAAGATACTTCTTTAATTGCGCTTATTCTTCCACTTTCCCAAGGTTGTGTCTCAGGTAATCGCGAAATAAAAGGTTATTGTTCCATTCCTCGCTGTTTAATTCGTACACATGCAGATGATGGGTTCCCCTTCGCCATTCCCCCTTCCTAAAGAAACGACGGTTCGGAAAATCTTCTTTTGGAACATATTCGTAACCAATTGATCTTAAAGGCTCTAAGAAGGAATCGGCTTCAGCAAGTTGATTAACGCCAAGGGCAATATCGATGATCGGTTTGGAAGGAAGACCGTAAATGGAGGTGCTGCCAATATGCTCAATGATGATCGTCTGATCGTCTAATGCAGAGCGAATGTTTGCTTTTTCATGCTCGAATTGCTTAATCCATTCAGAGCAATATTCTTCAATGATGACTTCCATGGCCTTCATCCCGCCTTAATCCGGTTCGTTCATACGGTCATATTCTTCTCTTGCCCGCTGGACATGAGGATAGTGCTCATTCGTCCATTGCTTAAATTGGCGTATGTGAAGCATCAATGTTTCGCTAAGCGGCGTTAGCTCATATTCGACAGTCGGGGGCACGGATGGATGAACCTCGCGTTTCACGAGTCCATCCCGTTCAAGCTGTCGCAGCGTCTGGGTCAGCATTTTCTGGGAGACGCCCTCGATACGCTTGCCGATTTCGCCGTAACGCTTGCTGCCTTCATCCAAAGCATGCAGGACGAGTACCGTCCACTTGCTTGATATAATCTCGAGCACCCGACGGTAACCGCATGCTGAATCAGAAATATCGGATTTGATTGTTTCGTTTCTCATAAACTATCCTCCACGCACCAAAACGTTCGTTTCGCACCCAAAAGTGCCTACTTACTTTATTTTAGTACATATATTATTGTATGTCTATGCCCTAAACTAAAAGGAGAGATTATCCATGAAAGTATTTGAACTGAAAAACGGCTTCGGCCTTGATCAAGTCACAATGGCGGAGCGTCCCATACCGTTACCCGGACCGGGCGAAGTTCTCATTAAGCTGCGTGCTGTTTCGCTCAACTCCCGTGATTTGGGCGTGATTAACGGATTCTACTACCCCGATTTGAAGCTGCCGCTTATCCCTCTTTCTGATGGTGTCGGCGAAGTTGCAGCTGTTGGTGAGCAAGTCACTCGCTTCGAGATTGGAGACCGAGTAAGCGGCATTTTCTCACAGCAGTGGCTTTCCGGTGAACCAACAGAGGCGTGGCTTAACGGTTTACTCGGCGGTCCCTTGGACGGCTTACTCGCGGAATACGCCATTCTGAATGAGAGCGGTCTGGTGCTTGTGCCGAAGCACTTGACGGATGAGGAAGCAGCCGCTCTCCCTTGCGCGCTGGGGTGACAGCTTGGCAGGCAATTGTAGCGGAAGGCAATGTGAAAGCAGGCGATACCGTTGTTGTGCAGGGAACCGGCGGCGTTTCATTGTTTGCACTCCAATTCGCCAAGCTGCAGGGTGCGAGGGTCATTGTTACGTCAAGCAGCGACGAGAAGCTGGAACGCGCGAAGAAGCTTGGCGCCGATTTCGGTATTAATTACCGCAGCACGCCCGATTGGGACAAAGCGGTGCTGGATTGGACAGATGGACGCGGCGCAGATCATGTGGTTGATCTGGGCGGGGCGTCCACACTGAACCGCTCGGTCGCTGCCGTCCGCTTCGGAGGGCGGGTAAGTTTGGTCGGTATCTTATCGGGCGCGACAGCGGAGGGCTTCCAGCTCGTTCCTACTTTCCAGAAGAGAGTGCGGCTTCAAGGAATAAACGTCGGGAACCGCGATATGTTTGAAGCGATGAATCGCGCGATCGAGCAGCATAAGCTCCAACCCGTAATTGACCGTGTTTTTCCGTTTGAACAGTCGATCGAAGCATTGAAATATATGGCTGAGGGAACTCATTTCGGGAAAATTGGCATTAAGTTTTAAAGATATTGTTTGCGAAAACAGGGCAACAAAGCAGTCCAAGACTGGGATCACGCAGTAATGGACTGCTTGCTGCTTATTATGTTTTAGGATAAATAGCTGCAATAGTCAATGTCATTGTCGTTTATTAATACCGCCATTTACTTTTACTTATCGTGTAATGATTATACTGCTCTTGCCGGATCTCAATAATGGTTTGGAAATCGAAACCACATTTACGGATGACTCTATTAGAGGGTAAGTTACGGAGCAGAGCGATAGAATTTAGCTGCTCTATATCTGTGTGCTCGAACAAATACTTGATGATTCCTTGAACAGCCTGGGTGGTATAGCCCTTGTTTGTGTAGTCCTTCGATATTGCAAACATAATCTCTCTATTAGAAGGCGGCAATTCATCTTTAATACCGGTGCAGCACCACCCAATAAATTCACCAGTCTCCTTTGAAATAATACCTAAACGCAGCCGGAGATTTTCAATGCCACCGTCTTTCGATACAGCTTCTAAAAACTGCTTGTTTTCTACTGTTTCATAATTTAATAACCAATCCAAACGTTGTTCCCTGGATACGTTCCAACCGGGCAAATATTCTACTATTTCGGGTTGATGGGTAATACTGTAAATAGCATCAATATCGCTTATTTGGTACTCACGCAGTAAAACATCTTTACAATCTATTGTGAAAATATTGTCTGCGGAACCCGCTTGATTACTTGAATTCATTTTCATTCTCCCGTCATTATGAAGACCCAACTTTATAAGATTGATCTCTTACAACCACCGTTTCCGGTGTAAAACTTATTAATAGATTGCTGTCACTTAAGCCTCGAAAACGACTATCCCAATCCTCCATATTCGGACCTAAATAACGTGATAACAATCTCATAGCGATATCTTTATCATATGGCCGCACACTGGCTGCTCCGCGAAAGCCGACATGCAATACTTTCCCCGTATTTCTATTAAAATCAACGATTCCTATAGCGCATTTTGGGTTTTTCAGGATCCTGTTTGGAAAACTATCCGCAGATGTTCCTATGATCCAAAGTTGGGTTTTTTCCCAGAGATACCATACGGGAGAATCTCTTGGCCCTTCGTCCGACATCGTAGAAAGGTGAGCAAACAAAGGTTCCTTTAAGAATTCATCCAAGTCAAAACTCCGGTTTCCTCTGATGAGTTTCATCCGAATACCACCAATCCATGAAAAAGCTCTGGTAACTTAGCTCCTGAATTTACATCGAATTTATCCGCCTGCGAATTGCCTCCCTAGCTTCTTCCCGATCATCGAAGTGTATCGTCCTCTCCTTCAGGATCTGATACGTTTCATGGCCTTTACCTGCGATAATAACGATATCGCCGGAATTAGCCATTTCAATAGCACGGTTAATCGCTTGTCTGCGATCCTCGATCAGTTCATAAGAATCAATTGATGTTCCGTATTCGCATAAACCTTGTTCGATATCCTTTAGTATACGAAATGGATCTTCGGAGCGAGGGTTATCCGACGTGACGATAATAAAGTCGCTGTATTGTGCAGCCAGCTTACCCATTACCGGCCGTTTGGTCCGATCCCTGTCACCGCCGCAGCCAAAGACGGTAATAATCTTTGCGCCGGCAAATTCGCGCAGGGTAGATAGCGCCTTCTCTAAGCCGTCGGGAGTATGGGCATAGTCGGCGAGCACAAGGAAATCCTGCTGTTCATCCACTACTTCCATCCGGCCCGGGACACTTGTCAAATTTGCCAGCCCCTGCCGGATGTTATCAAGGGGTATCTCTTCGGCAATCGCGGTCGCTATAGCCGCAAGAGCATTGTAGACATTAAAAGTTCCAACCATCTTCAGCTCCATCGCAGCCGAACCTGCAAAAGAATGCAGCTTGAATTTCGTTCCATTCGAGGTCAGCTGAATATCTTCGGCCATGACATCCGCCTGGTTCTTAATCCCGTATGTAATAACCTGCGCAGCAGTTAGTCCGTTCAAATAGTTGGAGGCCTCATCGTCAGCGTTCAAGACGGCGTATTTTCGATTGGAAGGATCCGGCGTAAATGAATTACCAAGCCTTGAGAATAACATCCCCTTTGCTGCGAGATAGTTCTCCATTGTTCCATGATAATCCAAGTGGTCTTGTGTGAGGTTTGTAAAAACGGCTGTTCGAAAATCACAACCAAGCACCCTTCCTAGATGCAGTCCCTGAGAAGTCACTTCCATAACACAGAAGTCAGTCGAAATTTCCTTCATCTTCTTTAAATTTGCCTGTAATTTGTTTGGATCCTGGGTATTAATATCCGTCTCCAATAATGAAGGACCAATTTTTGTACCGATATTCCCCATTAGGCCTGTTGAATAACCGGCATGAGTCAATATCGACTCAATCATGTGGCTTGTTGTCGTCTTTCCATTCGTCCCCGTTACTCCAATCAACTTGATATCCTGACTCGGATACCCATTGAAGTGCGCGGCAAGAGCCGCCAATGCATACCTTGCATTTGGCACCTTTATTGCCGGTATATTTACTGTTAC
This is a stretch of genomic DNA from Paenibacillus sp. sptzw28. It encodes these proteins:
- a CDS encoding UDP-N-acetylmuramoyl-L-alanyl-D-glutamate--2,6-diaminopimelate ligase; its protein translation is MKLKELIGVLTIYQVNGDADIDITGISINSQNLQPGELFVCIPGVPGFQEDRHKFIDDAVKAGAAALIVERDVTVNIPAIKVPNARYALAALAAHFNGYPSQDIKLIGVTGTNGKTTTSHMIESILTHAGYSTGLMGNIGTKIGPSLLETDINTQDPNKLQANLKKMKEISTDFCVMEVTSQGLHLGRVLGCDFRTAVFTNLTQDHLDYHGTMENYLAAKGMLFSRLGNSFTPDPSNRKYAVLNADDEASNYLNGLTAAQVITYGIKNQADVMAEDIQLTSNGTKFKLHSFAGSAAMELKMVGTFNVYNALAAIATAIAEEIPLDNIRQGLANLTSVPGRMEVVDEQQDFLVLADYAHTPDGLEKALSTLREFAGAKIITVFGCGGDRDRTKRPVMGKLAAQYSDFIIVTSDNPRSEDPFRILKDIEQGLCEYGTSIDSYELIEDRRQAINRAIEMANSGDIVIIAGKGHETYQILKERTIHFDDREEAREAIRRRINSM
- a CDS encoding NAD(P)-dependent alcohol dehydrogenase, translated to MTAWQAIVAEGNVKAGDTVVVQGTGGVSLFALQFAKLQGARVIVTSSSDEKLERAKKLGADFGINYRSTPDWDKAVLDWTDGRGADHVVDLGGASTLNRSVAAVRFGGRVSLVGILSGATAEGFQLVPTFQKRVRLQGINVGNRDMFEAMNRAIEQHKLQPVIDRVFPFEQSIEALKYMAEGTHFGKIGIKF
- a CDS encoding GNAT family N-acetyltransferase, which codes for MNSSNQAGSADNIFTIDCKDVLLREYQISDIDAIYSITHQPEIVEYLPGWNVSREQRLDWLLNYETVENKQFLEAVSKDGGIENLRLRLGIISKETGEFIGWCCTGIKDELPPSNREIMFAISKDYTNKGYTTQAVQGIIKYLFEHTDIEQLNSIALLRNLPSNRVIRKCGFDFQTIIEIRQEQYNHYTISKSKWRY
- a CDS encoding pyridoxamine 5'-phosphate oxidase family protein — translated: MKLIRGNRSFDLDEFLKEPLFAHLSTMSDEGPRDSPVWYLWEKTQLWIIGTSADSFPNRILKNPKCAIGIVDFNRNTGKVLHVGFRGAASVRPYDKDIAMRLLSRYLGPNMEDWDSRFRGLSDSNLLISFTPETVVVRDQSYKVGSS
- a CDS encoding alcohol dehydrogenase catalytic domain-containing protein; amino-acid sequence: MKVFELKNGFGLDQVTMAERPIPLPGPGEVLIKLRAVSLNSRDLGVINGFYYPDLKLPLIPLSDGVGEVAAVGEQVTRFEIGDRVSGIFSQQWLSGEPTEAWLNGLLGGPLDGLLAEYAILNESGLVLVPKHLTDEEAAALPCALG